The genomic region AGGAAGGACTGCTGGACGTCGATCACGAGCAGGGCGGTGTTCATCGGGGCTCCGGTGGGGGCCGGGAGCGGCCCCATTACCCAGCAGCTTGCCTTCGCCCGGGCCCCGCCGCGAGGCCAGGAGAGGACGGGGATGGGACAGACGCGGCCACGCGCCCCGCCGCCGAAAGCGGACTTTTTCGCGAAGCAGGCGCACGGGGCGCCTCGCGCGCGCCGCCCGCGTGCGATGATGCCAGATCCACGAGAGGATCCCCTTGAACCACCCGACCGATGCCTTCCGCGCCGCACGCGACTTCCTCGTCGAGCACCGCCTCGACTACGACCGGGCCTACCGCGACTTCCGCTGGCCCGCGCTCGACGCGTTCAACTACGCGACGGACTGGTTCGACGCCGTGGCCCGAGGGAACCGCCGGCTCGCCATCCACCTGGTCGGGGACGACGGCCGCTCGGTCGCGCTGACGTACGAGGAGCTCTCGGAGCGGTCCACGCGCGTCGCGGCCTTCCTGCGCCGGCACGGCTGCGGGCAGGGCGACCGCATCCTCATGATGCTCCCGAACTGCGCCGCCATCTGGGAGCTCATGCTCGGCGCCATGAAGCTCGGGGCGGCGGTCATCCCGGCGAGCACGCTGCTCACGCCCGACGACCTGCGGGACCGGCTCTCGCGCGGCGGCGTGCGCCACGTGGTCACCCACGCCGCCGGGACGGCGAAGCTCCACGGCCTCGCCGAGGGCGTGACGCGGATCGCCGTCGGCGCGCCGGTCCCAGGCTGGGTCCGGTACGAGGACGCGTACGACGAGCGCGCCGACCTCGGCCGCCCGGTCGTGACCCGCGGCAGCGACCCGGTGCTGATCTACTTCACCTCCGGCACCACCGCCCGCCCCAAGCTCGTCGCCCACACGCAGCAGAGCTACGCCGCGGGCCACCTCTCCACGCTCTACTGGATCGGCTCGCGCGAGGGCGACGTCCACATGAACGTCAGCTCTCCGGGCTGGGGGAAGCACGCCTGGTCGAGCTTCTTCGTCCCGTTCACGGCCGGCGCGACGGCCTTCGTGCACGACTACACCCGCTTCAGCGCCGCGGCCACGCTGGAGGTGCTGGCGCGGCACGAGGTGACGACGCTCTGCGCGCCGCCGACCGTCTGGCGGCTCCTCATCCTCGAGGATCTGGCGCGCCACCCGGTCCGGCTGCGCGAGGCGCTCAGCGCGGGCGAGCCGCTCAACCCGGAGGTGATCGAGCGGGTCCGGCAGGCCTGGGGCCTCACCATCCGCGACGGCTACGGCCAGACCGAGACCACGGCGCTCGTCGGGAACAGCCCGGGCCAGCCGATCGTCCCCGGCTCGATGGGCCGTCCGCTCCCCGGGTTCCGGGTGGCGCTCCTCGACGGCGCCGGGGCCGAGGCGGAGGAGGGGGAGATCGCGGTGGCGCTCTCGCCGCGCCCCGCCGGCGTCATGGCCGGCTACCTGGACGATCCCGAGCTGACGGCCAACGCCACGCGCGGCGGCTTCTACCGGACCGGCGACGTCGCGCGCCGGGACGCGAACGGGTACGTGACCTACGTCGGCCGCGCCGACGACCTCTTCAAGAGCTCCGACTACCGGATCAGCCCCTTCGAGCTCGAGAGCGCGCTCGTCGAGCACGCCGCGGTGGCCGAGGCGGCCGTCGTCCCGAGCCCGGACCCGGTCCGCGGCACCGTGCCGAAGGCCTTCCTCGTGCTGCGCCCCGGCGCCGAGCCGACCCGCGCGCTCGCGCTCGACGTCTTCCGCTTCGTGCGGGAGCGGCTCGCGCCGTACAAGCGCGTCCGCCGGATCGAGTTCGGAGACCTCCCCAAGACCATCTCCGGCAAGATCCGGCGCATCGCCCTGCGCGGCGTCGAGTCGGCGCGACGCGCGGAGGGCGGGCGCGTCGAGGGCGAGTACTGGCAGGAGGACTTCCCGGAGCTGGGCTGACCGGCGCGCGCCGCCGCTACGGGGCGGCGCCGGCCGCGGAGCCGGCCTCGTCGGGCACCGCCCCGAGCTGGGGCCGCTCGCCGATGAGGGCGACGCACGGCTCGCAGGTCACCTGCCGCGGGTGCTTGCTGGAGCGGAGGTCCGCGCCGCGCACCCCGCAGGCGATCCGCCGGGAGCGGACATCGTAGAAGTGGACCAGCGAGACGGGCGTGAGCGATTCCATGTGGGCTCCCTCGGAGGCGGCCGGTGAGGGAGCGGAGCGCTCCGTGCGCAGGCTGCGGTCGTGACGGTCTAGAGAGATAACGGGCGCGGCCGGGCGGCGCATCGGCGCGCCGCACGCCCTCGCGAAGCGACCGCTCGGTCCACCACCCCGGCGGCGGCGCCGGCGCCCGTCGCGCGCTCGGGCTCGGGCGGTGCGCTCCCATTGTCCGGGGCGCGACCGACCCAGGGGAGGTATACCCCCCACATGAACGAGAACCTGGGTGACCTGAAGGTTCGCCTCCGCAAGCTGAGCACGTGGCTCGAGTCGGAGGATGGCCGGATCCTGCAGAACCTGGACTGTGCGCGCGCGGTGAGCCAGGCGAAGCGGCTCCTGCGCAGCTCGGCTCGTTCTCGCGAGCCTTCCTCCACGCTCAAGGCGGCGGTGGAGAGGGCGGAGCTCCTGGGCCGCACCGCCGGCGTGCGCTGAGGTTTCGAGCCGCCGGGGCATCCCGCTCCGTGCTCCCCGCGGCGCTCCGGGGAGGCGCTCGGCCGCCGCTTTCCCCCCGTGGCGGCAACCCTCTTCCATACGTACCCTCCGAAGTACGGGTCTCGAGCGAGGGGGACATGGAATCGGGCGGCGAGGCGGTACACGCGGAGCGCCGGGCGAGCGGAGGCTGCGTCTCCGTGCTCGTGGTGGACGACGACGCGGCCGGCCGGGAGCTGCTCGCCGAGTGGTTGCGCGGGCGGGGCTACGCGGTCGAGGAGGCGGAGGACGGGGAGCGCGCGCTGCAGCTCCTCGCCCAGGGCCCGTGCGTGGACGTGATCGTGCTCGACCTGGCCATGCCGGGGATGGACGGCTGGACCTTCCTGGCCCGCCTGCGCGCCGATCCCCGGCTCGCGCCCTGCCGGGTGCTGGTCCTCACCGCCGAGCCGGTGCGGAACGCCCCGGCCGAGGCGGACGCCTTCGTCTGCAAGCCGTTCGTCCCGGAGCGCTTCGCGGTGGTGCTGTCGCGGGTGGCGGCGAACGCGCGCTGAGCGCGGCGCGGGGCGCCCCGAAAAATCGCTCCGCGCCCGGGCTCCTCCCCGCGCTAACGTAGTAAGCCAGCAGGCGGCCCGACCGCCTCGGCCCGGGGCGCCCCGTGGCCACGGAAAGGCAGCTCCCGATTCCCGTCCACGCGCTGCTGGTGCACCCCCGCTTCTCCGCCGCGTCCTTCTGGAACTACCAGGCGACGTGCGACGCGGTCGGCGCGCGCTATCCCGCGTCTCCCCTCGGCCTCATCACCGTCGCCGCGCTCCTGCCGGCGCGCTGGGAGCTGCGCCTCGTCGATCGGAACGTGCAGGAGCTCCGGGACGAGGACCTCGCCTGGGCCGACGTGGTGATGACCGGGGGCATGCTGCCGCAGCAGCCCGACACCCTGGCGATCGTCGCGCTCGCCGCGGCGGCCGGCAAGCTCTCGGTCGTCGGCGGCGCCGACGTCTCGGCCTCTCCCGCGGTCTACGCCGCCGCCGACTTCCAGGTGCGCGGCGAGGCCGAGGAGCTCCTCGGCGCCTTCGCCGCCGACCTGGAGGCGGGCGCGCGGCGCGGCACCTACGAGGCGAAGCGGTTCCCCGACCTCTCCCGCTCCCCCGTCCCGAGGTTCGATCTCCTCGACCTCGGGAAGTACCTGAACATCGGCGTGCAGTTCTCGCGCGGCTGCCCGTTCGGCTGCGAGTTCTGCAACGTGGTCGAGCTGAACGGCCGCACCCCCCGGACCAAGGGGGTGGCGCAGGTGCTCCGGGAGCTCGACGCGCTCTACGCCCTCGGCTACCGGGGCCACGTGGACTTCGTGGACGACAACCTCATCGGCGGCCGGAAGGCGGCGAAGGCGCTGCTCGCCGCGCTCGCCGGCTGGCTTTCGGAGCGCGGCCACCCCTTCGAGTTCTCCACCGAGGCCAGCATCGACCTCGCCGACGACCCGCAGCTCCTGTCGCTGCTGCGGGCCGCCAACTTCTTCGCCCTCTTCGTGGGGATCGAGACCCCCGACGTCGCCTCGCTGGTCCAGTCCCACAAGCTGCAGAACACGCGGCGGGACCTGGCCGAGAGCGTCCGGCGGATCCTGGCGGCCGGCATGTTCGTGAACGCCGGCTTCATCCTCGGCTTCGACGCCGAGGGCGACGGCGCGGCCGGCGAGATGATCGCCCTCGTCGAGCGGGCCAGCGTCCCGGTCTGCATGGTCGGCCTGCTCTACGCGCTGCCCGGCACCCGGCTCGCGCGGCGCCTGGAGGCGGAGGGGCGGCTCGGCGCCGGCGCGTA from Anaeromyxobacter paludicola harbors:
- a CDS encoding AMP-binding protein, which encodes MNHPTDAFRAARDFLVEHRLDYDRAYRDFRWPALDAFNYATDWFDAVARGNRRLAIHLVGDDGRSVALTYEELSERSTRVAAFLRRHGCGQGDRILMMLPNCAAIWELMLGAMKLGAAVIPASTLLTPDDLRDRLSRGGVRHVVTHAAGTAKLHGLAEGVTRIAVGAPVPGWVRYEDAYDERADLGRPVVTRGSDPVLIYFTSGTTARPKLVAHTQQSYAAGHLSTLYWIGSREGDVHMNVSSPGWGKHAWSSFFVPFTAGATAFVHDYTRFSAAATLEVLARHEVTTLCAPPTVWRLLILEDLARHPVRLREALSAGEPLNPEVIERVRQAWGLTIRDGYGQTETTALVGNSPGQPIVPGSMGRPLPGFRVALLDGAGAEAEEGEIAVALSPRPAGVMAGYLDDPELTANATRGGFYRTGDVARRDANGYVTYVGRADDLFKSSDYRISPFELESALVEHAAVAEAAVVPSPDPVRGTVPKAFLVLRPGAEPTRALALDVFRFVRERLAPYKRVRRIEFGDLPKTISGKIRRIALRGVESARRAEGGRVEGEYWQEDFPELG
- a CDS encoding response regulator; amino-acid sequence: MESGGEAVHAERRASGGCVSVLVVDDDAAGRELLAEWLRGRGYAVEEAEDGERALQLLAQGPCVDVIVLDLAMPGMDGWTFLARLRADPRLAPCRVLVLTAEPVRNAPAEADAFVCKPFVPERFAVVLSRVAANAR
- a CDS encoding B12-binding domain-containing radical SAM protein codes for the protein MATERQLPIPVHALLVHPRFSAASFWNYQATCDAVGARYPASPLGLITVAALLPARWELRLVDRNVQELRDEDLAWADVVMTGGMLPQQPDTLAIVALAAAAGKLSVVGGADVSASPAVYAAADFQVRGEAEELLGAFAADLEAGARRGTYEAKRFPDLSRSPVPRFDLLDLGKYLNIGVQFSRGCPFGCEFCNVVELNGRTPRTKGVAQVLRELDALYALGYRGHVDFVDDNLIGGRKAAKALLAALAGWLSERGHPFEFSTEASIDLADDPQLLSLLRAANFFALFVGIETPDVASLVQSHKLQNTRRDLAESVRRILAAGMFVNAGFILGFDAEGDGAAGEMIALVERASVPVCMVGLLYALPGTRLARRLEAEGRLGAGAYAVDDGDADQCTSGLNFATRRPAAAVLRDYREVLREIYAPAAYFGRVRRACRELDVSGHRVALAWRHRVRDLRAFGRIARRLGWADRSARREFWRTVADCALHNPAALKIAVSLSALYLHLGPFARSVGDRAAARIAREGDPGRPGRDRPG